From Daucus carota subsp. sativus chromosome 6, DH1 v3.0, whole genome shotgun sequence, the proteins below share one genomic window:
- the LOC108228176 gene encoding WD-40 repeat-containing protein MSI2, whose translation MSAGGEDEREEYQVEEEFSVWKKNTPFLYDLILSHSLEWPSLTVHWLPSTPSTYADDTYAIHKMILGTHTSEDFPNFLLVADAHLPLHPASVPNTNIEDPILPKVEIKQKIHVDGEVNRARCMLQKPFVVAAKTSNADVYVFDCTKQPMDHQGGSCDPDLRLRGHDKEGYGLSWSPFKEGYLLSGSNDCKVCMWDISAMPQEKVLDACNVYKEHGSLVNDVSWHSENENLFGSVGDDCRLMIWDLRATKPQQSVAVHEKEVNYLSFNPHNDYVLATASSDATVGLFDLRKLSIPLHILSSHAEQVFQVEWDPNHETVLASSSADRRLMVWDLSRIGDEQLEGEAEDGPPELLFSHGGHKANLSDFSWNKNEPWVISSVAEDNTLQIWQMAESIYREDDDI comes from the exons ATGTCAGCAGGAGGAGAAGACGAGAGAGAAGAGTACCAAGTAGAAGAAGAGTTCAGCGTGTGGAAGAAGAACACCCCATTTCTCTACGATTTGATTCTCTCTCACTCTCTGGAATGGCCTTCTCTCACTGTCCACTGGCTCCCTTCCACCCCTTCCACTTACGCCGACGACACCTACGCCATCCACAAGATGATTCTCGGCACCCACACTTCCGAAGATTTCCCCAATTTCCTCCTCGTTGCTGATGCCCATTTGCCGCTCCATCCTGCTTCCGTCCCCAACACGAATATCGAAGACCCCATTCTTCCCAAG GTGGAGATAAAGCAGAAAATACATGTTGATGGAGAGGTGAACAGAGCACGTTGCATGCTGCAAAAACCATTCGTTGTTGCGGCAAAGACTAGTAATGCTGATGTGTACGTATTTGACTGCACTAAACAACCGATGGATCATCAAGGAGGGTCTTGTGATCCAGATTTGAGGTTGAGGGGTCATGATAAAGAAGGGTATGGATTGTCATGGAGCCCATTTAAAGAGGGGTACCTCTTGAGTGGTTCAAATGACTGCAAAGTTTGTATGTGGGATATTTCAGCAATGCCGCAAGAGAAAGTGCTAGATGCATGCAATGTTTATAAG GAGCATGGAAGTTTGGTTAATGATGTTTCATGGCACTCGGAGAATGAAAATTTGTTTGGCTCTGTTGGAGATGACTGTCGGCTAATGATTTGGGATCTACGAGCTACCAAGCCCCAACAGTCTGTAGCTGTTCATGAAAAGGAG GTTAACTATTTATCATTCAATCCTCACAATGATTATGTATTGGCTACAGCGTCTTCAGATGCAACTGTTGGTTTGTTTGACTTGCGAAAATTGTCAATACCTTTGCATATTCTCAGTAGTCATGC GGAGCAAGTATTCCAGGTAGAATGGGATCCGAATCACGAAACTGTGTTGGCATCTTCTTCAGCTGATAGGAGGTTGATGGTCTGGGATCTAAGCAG GATAGGAGATGAACAGCTGGAGGGAGAAGCGGAAGATGGTCCTCCTGAGCTTCTCTTCTCTCATGGTGGCCACAAAGCAAATTTATCAGATTTCTCGTGGAACAAGAACGAACCATGGGTTATATCAAGTGTAGCCGAGGACAATACTCTTCAAATCTGGCAGATGGCTGAGAGCATCTATCGTGAGGATGATGACATTTGA
- the LOC108225026 gene encoding protein kinase STUNTED isoform X2, with product MFVKIPIDLTGVVLKGSSIRKGLVREAKKLAAMTLIVGISKPHAIGSRTCFAKYCARKLPLTTEVVAIHNGKIIFRRFSTSKRTGFGDPRPSFGSSGTPSCKDSGFGFDESETPDTIKSGWTKDEQLCSFDMHEKSTSSVSVSSDSLQQLPGWPLLRAVSKVSPPIHETREMSVVQWVMNLPSRSSPGTPGSSSSLDSTSSEIFLGKQSNNSANKDQTDVTSKGIYELPEAIEILKTNSSGCKWLSYEVLETSTSQYSSDRIIGKGGSNSVYRGILPEGKTVAVKLLKSSREAWKDFCQEVDIMTSLSHKNITPLLGVCVEENNLISVYDYMARGNLEDNLHRSNLNESVLSCEVRYNIAVGIAEALNYIHNECPLPVIHRDVKSSNILLTEDHKPLLSDFGLAVWGPTNSSFLTHTDVLGTFGYLAPEYFMYGKVSDKLDVFSFGVVLLELISGKRAIGFESPKSPDSLVMWAKPILESGDVISILDPHLGKNFNKDQVEMMLLAAILCLTRSARLRPKMNQILKILRGEKDAEDESEDPNESGNQSSNDDEVYPESVADSHFSLAILDLEDPEQNTMHSLNDYLKGTCN from the exons ATGTTTGTAAAGATTCCG ATTGATCTCACCGGAGTAGTCTTGAAAGGAAGTTCAATCAGAAAAGGTCTGGTCAGGGAAGCGAAAAAACTAGCTGCCATGACTTTAATTGTGGGGATCAGTAAGCCTCATGCTATTGG GAGCAGGACTTGTTTTGCTAAGTACTGTGCTAGGAAACTGCCCCTGACTACTGAAGTGGTGGCAATCCACAATGGGAAAATTATCTTTAGAAGGTTCTCGACTAGCAAAAGAACTGGTTTTGGGGATCCTAGGCCAAGTTTCGGTTCCAGTGGAACCCCGTCTTGTAAGGATTCAGGATTTGGATTTGATGAATCGGAGACACCTGATACGATAAAGAGTGGTTGGACAAAAGATGAGCAACTGTGCTCGTTTGACATGCATGAGAAATCAACGAGTTCGGTTTCTGTTTCATCAGACTCTCTCCAGCAGTTGCCTGGTTGGCCTCTACTTAGAGCAGTTAGCAAAGTAAGTCCCCCAATACATGAAACCAGAGAAATGTCAGTGGTGCAGTGGGTCATGAACTTACCAAGCAGGTCATCACCGGGAACTCCAGGATCCAGCTCAAGTTTGGATTCAACAAGTTCAGAAATTTTTCTTGGAAAACAGAGCAATAACTCGGCAAATAAAGACCAAACTGATGTTACTTCTAAGGGTATTTATGAACTGCCCGAAGCTATAGAGATTCTTAAAACAAATTCATCTGGCTGCAAATGGCTCAGCTATGAAGTTCTAGAAACTTCTACTTCTCAATATTCATCAG ATCGTATAATAGGTAAAGGCGGGAGCAATTCTGTATACAGAGGGATTTTACCAGAAGGCAAGACGGTGGCAGTAAAGCTTTTGAAGTCATCTAGAGAAGCATGGAAGGACTTCTGCCAAGAAGTGGACATTATGACCTCCTTAAGCCACAAAAACATCACACCTCTGCTTGGAGTCTGTGTTGAAGAAAATAATCTAATCTCCGTTTATGATTACATGGCTCGAGGGAATTTAGAGGACAATCTTCACAGAAGTAACCTAAATGAGTCGGTGTTATCATGCGAAGTGAGGTACAATATAGCTGTTGGGATAGCAGAAGCTCTGAACTATATACACAACGAATGTCCGCTGCCTGTCATTCATAGAGATGTCAAGTCTTCAAACATTCTTCTCACCGAAGATCACAAACCACTG TTATCTGACTTTGGGCTGGCAGTATGGGGGCCGACAAACTCCTCTTTCCTAACTCACACTGATGTATTAGGAACTTTCGGTTATCTTGCTCCAGAGTATTTCATGTATGGCAAAGTCAGTGACAAACTTGATGTGTTCTCTTTTGGTGTGGTTCTCCTTGAACTGATATCAGGAAAAAGAGCAATAGGTTTCGAATCACCTAAGAGTCCAGACAGCTTGGTGATGTGG GCAAAACCAATATTAGAGAGTGGAGATGTAATCAGTATTCTGGATCCACATTTGGGCAAAAACTTCAATAAGGATCAAGTTGAGATGATGTTACTTGCTGCAATTCTTTGTCTTACAAGATCAGCTCGGCTTAGACCTAAAATGAATCAG ATACTCAAGATACTAAGAGGGGAGAAAGATGCGGAGGACGAGAGTGAAGATCCAAATGAATCCGGTAACCAATCAAGCAATGATGACGAAGTTTATCCAGAATCAGTTGCAGACTCTCATTTTAGTCTTGCAATTCTTGATCTCGAAGATCCAGAACAAAACACCATGCATTCCTTAAATGATTACTTGAAAGGAACATGCAACTAG
- the LOC108224465 gene encoding basic leucine zipper 23: MVMEAGDLDFTNHELPGGSNLGNVGDLPNDCSMDSFLDDFLKDTHACTHAHTCNPPGPDSTHTHTCYHVHTKILPASSEDVAPSDDTAESADKKSKKRPLGNREAVRKYREKKKARAASLEDEVVRLRAINQQLAKRLQGQAVLEAEVARLKCLLVDIRGRIEGEIGSFPYQKSAKTGDIYQTPITPNVPSAYVMNPCNLQCDDQVYCLHPGDEGRNAENAVLNGQGLTGCDFENMQCLGTQNFASNGLPGCELGSSAPPINMSATNKRKGGARAARAI; encoded by the exons ATGGTTATGGAGGCTGGAGACCTTGATTTTACCAACCATGAATTGCCTGGTGGTTCAAATCTGGGTAATGTTGGTGATTTGCCTAATGATTGCTCGATGGATAGTTTCTTAGATGACTTTCTGAAGGATACACATGCTTGCACTCATGCTCACACCTGTAACCCGCCTGGACCTGATTCGACTCATACACACACTTGTTACCATGTGCATACTAAAATTCTGCCTGCCTCGAGTGAAGATGTGGCTCCTAGTGACGATACTGCTGAGTCTGCGGATAAGAAGTCGAAGAAACGGCCATTGGGAAATCGTGAAGCAGTTCGCAAGTATCGCGAGAAGAAGAAGGCAAGAGCTGCTTCTTTGGAGGATGAAGTGGTTAGACTGAGGGCCATAAACCAACAGCTGGCAAAGAGGTTGCAGGGTCAGGCTGTGTTGGAGGCAGAAGTTGCCAGGCTTAAATGTTTGCTTGTTGATATTAGAGGAAGAATTGAAGGGGAGATTGGGTCCTTTCCTTACCAAAAGTCTGCTAAGACTGGGGACATCTATCAGACCCCTATAACTCCTAATGTGCCCAGTGCATATGTGATGAATCCGTGTAACTTACAGTGTGATGATCAGGTCTATTGCCTCCATCCAGGGGATGAAGGTAGAAATGCTGAAAATGCAGTACTTAATGGTCAAGGCCTTACTGGTTGTGATTTTGAAAACATGCAATGTTTGGGAACTCAAAACTTTGCATCAAACGGGCTTCCTGGCTGTGAACTTGGGAGCAGTGCGCCTCCTATCAACATGTCCGctacaaataaaagaaaag GTGGTGCTCGTGCAGCAAGGGCTATTTGA
- the LOC108225026 gene encoding protein kinase STUNTED isoform X1, which yields MKFEDGGRKNVLVGVGLDEHAKELLDWAILKVAGEGDCVTALHVCKDSDLEKKKCLDVYLNDYGGLCEKKKIDLTGVVLKGSSIRKGLVREAKKLAAMTLIVGISKPHAIGSRTCFAKYCARKLPLTTEVVAIHNGKIIFRRFSTSKRTGFGDPRPSFGSSGTPSCKDSGFGFDESETPDTIKSGWTKDEQLCSFDMHEKSTSSVSVSSDSLQQLPGWPLLRAVSKVSPPIHETREMSVVQWVMNLPSRSSPGTPGSSSSLDSTSSEIFLGKQSNNSANKDQTDVTSKGIYELPEAIEILKTNSSGCKWLSYEVLETSTSQYSSDRIIGKGGSNSVYRGILPEGKTVAVKLLKSSREAWKDFCQEVDIMTSLSHKNITPLLGVCVEENNLISVYDYMARGNLEDNLHRSNLNESVLSCEVRYNIAVGIAEALNYIHNECPLPVIHRDVKSSNILLTEDHKPLLSDFGLAVWGPTNSSFLTHTDVLGTFGYLAPEYFMYGKVSDKLDVFSFGVVLLELISGKRAIGFESPKSPDSLVMWAKPILESGDVISILDPHLGKNFNKDQVEMMLLAAILCLTRSARLRPKMNQILKILRGEKDAEDESEDPNESGNQSSNDDEVYPESVADSHFSLAILDLEDPEQNTMHSLNDYLKGTCN from the exons ATGAAATTTGAAGATGGTGGCAGAAAGAATGTTTTGGTGGGAGTTGGATTGGATGAACATGCCAAGGAGTTGCTGGATTGGGCTATTCTGAAAGTTGCAGGTGAAGGGGATTGTGTCACTGCACTTCATGTTTGTAAAGATTCCG ATTTAGAGAAGAAAAAGTGTTTGGATGTGTATTTGAATGATTATGGAGGACTGTGTGAGAAAAAGAAG ATTGATCTCACCGGAGTAGTCTTGAAAGGAAGTTCAATCAGAAAAGGTCTGGTCAGGGAAGCGAAAAAACTAGCTGCCATGACTTTAATTGTGGGGATCAGTAAGCCTCATGCTATTGG GAGCAGGACTTGTTTTGCTAAGTACTGTGCTAGGAAACTGCCCCTGACTACTGAAGTGGTGGCAATCCACAATGGGAAAATTATCTTTAGAAGGTTCTCGACTAGCAAAAGAACTGGTTTTGGGGATCCTAGGCCAAGTTTCGGTTCCAGTGGAACCCCGTCTTGTAAGGATTCAGGATTTGGATTTGATGAATCGGAGACACCTGATACGATAAAGAGTGGTTGGACAAAAGATGAGCAACTGTGCTCGTTTGACATGCATGAGAAATCAACGAGTTCGGTTTCTGTTTCATCAGACTCTCTCCAGCAGTTGCCTGGTTGGCCTCTACTTAGAGCAGTTAGCAAAGTAAGTCCCCCAATACATGAAACCAGAGAAATGTCAGTGGTGCAGTGGGTCATGAACTTACCAAGCAGGTCATCACCGGGAACTCCAGGATCCAGCTCAAGTTTGGATTCAACAAGTTCAGAAATTTTTCTTGGAAAACAGAGCAATAACTCGGCAAATAAAGACCAAACTGATGTTACTTCTAAGGGTATTTATGAACTGCCCGAAGCTATAGAGATTCTTAAAACAAATTCATCTGGCTGCAAATGGCTCAGCTATGAAGTTCTAGAAACTTCTACTTCTCAATATTCATCAG ATCGTATAATAGGTAAAGGCGGGAGCAATTCTGTATACAGAGGGATTTTACCAGAAGGCAAGACGGTGGCAGTAAAGCTTTTGAAGTCATCTAGAGAAGCATGGAAGGACTTCTGCCAAGAAGTGGACATTATGACCTCCTTAAGCCACAAAAACATCACACCTCTGCTTGGAGTCTGTGTTGAAGAAAATAATCTAATCTCCGTTTATGATTACATGGCTCGAGGGAATTTAGAGGACAATCTTCACAGAAGTAACCTAAATGAGTCGGTGTTATCATGCGAAGTGAGGTACAATATAGCTGTTGGGATAGCAGAAGCTCTGAACTATATACACAACGAATGTCCGCTGCCTGTCATTCATAGAGATGTCAAGTCTTCAAACATTCTTCTCACCGAAGATCACAAACCACTG TTATCTGACTTTGGGCTGGCAGTATGGGGGCCGACAAACTCCTCTTTCCTAACTCACACTGATGTATTAGGAACTTTCGGTTATCTTGCTCCAGAGTATTTCATGTATGGCAAAGTCAGTGACAAACTTGATGTGTTCTCTTTTGGTGTGGTTCTCCTTGAACTGATATCAGGAAAAAGAGCAATAGGTTTCGAATCACCTAAGAGTCCAGACAGCTTGGTGATGTGG GCAAAACCAATATTAGAGAGTGGAGATGTAATCAGTATTCTGGATCCACATTTGGGCAAAAACTTCAATAAGGATCAAGTTGAGATGATGTTACTTGCTGCAATTCTTTGTCTTACAAGATCAGCTCGGCTTAGACCTAAAATGAATCAG ATACTCAAGATACTAAGAGGGGAGAAAGATGCGGAGGACGAGAGTGAAGATCCAAATGAATCCGGTAACCAATCAAGCAATGATGACGAAGTTTATCCAGAATCAGTTGCAGACTCTCATTTTAGTCTTGCAATTCTTGATCTCGAAGATCCAGAACAAAACACCATGCATTCCTTAAATGATTACTTGAAAGGAACATGCAACTAG